From a region of the Lactuca sativa cultivar Salinas chromosome 4, Lsat_Salinas_v11, whole genome shotgun sequence genome:
- the LOC111916472 gene encoding uncharacterized protein LOC111916472: protein MKNLDQNVHGDRPRVSVIELGKRRFSTKYDDWSGIKVWGFHDKNNIWVVKRNGGNVEYYEHQNDFNSLTKVDLTQLACAPFYNPSNDARGTEFKLFLENQVKRKFDGMKTADSFVKKVKGVVDPKTNRTVKNMMWPPTKHMNQIPIIQQSPEGSLRNMGYWVFDEATSTAVIKLPIKSTIPTYINTTSSSCNSDSEFRLLLSSSSSSHSTSSYAASFMFMACLDSIIIIMYNHHHQQSSDHPKSSINPPISPRISFSHDFAESLHSRPQILKSTRDYSAPVSSDFEFSVSNNSMMPADELFFKGRLLPFKDSAAGSGFGPKTTLRDELLAGEDEDCNGGGGGGGSSLFRPPKASSGTRWKGFLGLRKSHIGSKRSDKNDGSGSGSVSGQDDVHASKSSQEMMTQGGGSSNCRDMEFRMQ, encoded by the exons ATGAAAAATTTAGATCAAAATGTTCATGGAGACCGGCCTCGAGTTAGTGTCATTGAGCTCGGTAAAAGGAGATTCTCAACTAAGTACGACGATTGGTCGGGTATTAAGGTGTGGGGATTTCACGACAAGAACAATATTTGGGTGGTCAAAAGAAACGGTGGCAATGTGGAGTACTATGAACATCAAAATGACTTTAATTCTCTGACTAAGGTTGATCTTACACAATTAGCTTGTGCTCCCTTTTACAACCCATCGAACGACGCCCGTGGAACTGAATTCAAGCTCTTCTTGGAGAATCAAGTGAAGAGAAAGTTCGATGGGATGAAGACTGCAGATTCTTTCGTGAAGAAAGTAAAAGGTGTAGTTGATCCCAAAACCAACCGAACCGTGAAGAATATGATGTGGCCTCCCACCAAGCATATGAATCAAATTCCTATTATTCAGCAGTCGCCTGAAGGTTCTTTGCGTAATATGGGATATTGGGTTTTTGATGAGGCCACATCCACTGCTGTCATCAAGCTTCCGATT AAATCCACCATCCCCACATATATAAATACAACCTCATCTTCTTGCAACAGTGATTCAGAGTTCAGACTTCTTTTGTCGTCTTCCTCCTCCTCCCATTCTACTTCCTCTTATGCCGCTTCCTTCATGTTCATGGCATGTTTAGACAGTATCATTATCATCATGtataatcatcatcatcaacaaagCTCCGACCACCCTAAATCCTCCATTAATCCACCCATCAGCCCCCGTATTTCCTTCTCCCACGACTTCGCTGAATCTCTCCATTCTCGTCCCCAGATCCTCAAATCCACCAGAGACTACTCCGCTCCGGTTTCCTCCGACTTCGAGTTTTCCGTTTCTAACAACTCCATGATGCCTGCTGATGAGCTTTTCTTCAAGGGTCGGTTGTTGCCTTTCAAGGATAGTGCCGCCGGATCCGGTTTCGGACCGAAAACTACTCTTCGTGATGAGCTCCTTGCCGGAGAAGATGAAGACTGCAacggaggtggtggcggtggcggcaGTAGTTTGTTTAGGCCGCCGAAGGCTTCTAGTGGTACACGGTGGAAAGGGTTTTTGGGTCTCCGGAAATCTCACATTGGGTCGAAAAGATCCGATAAGAACGACGGATCCGGGTCTGGGTCTGTTTCGGGTCAAGATGACGTTCATGCTTCCAAATCTTCACAG GAAATGATGACTCAAGGAGGAGGATCAAGTAATTGCCGGGACATGGAATTTAGGATGCAATGA